The Opisthocomus hoazin isolate bOpiHoa1 chromosome 20, bOpiHoa1.hap1, whole genome shotgun sequence genome window below encodes:
- the NUP88 gene encoding nuclear pore complex protein Nup88, with amino-acid sequence MAAEWGPAEQWRAALPQHAVFSRLRERAPAAGARPPLIRNLLLGLGGDLLLWDGERSAFRAIGLRRLGGPDAAALGRSQTLLCINPPLFEVYQTLLSPTQHHVALIGTKGLMVLELPKRWGKNSEFEGGKSTVNCSTVPIAERFFTSSTSLTLKHAAWYPCETLEPHIVLLTSDNTIRFYSLKVPQTPIKVIALSDTEEETFTIKKGRAYTASLGETAVAFDFGPLVPVPKNILGQRGSEEVLAYPLYILYENGETFLTYVSLLHSTGNLGKLLGPLPMHPAAEDNYGYDACAVLCLPCVPNILVIATESGMLYHCVVLDGEEDDEQSEKSWDPRSDIIPSLYVFECVELELALKLASGDEEEPLESDFSCPIKLHRDPKCPSRYHCTHEAGVHSVGLTWINKLHKFLGSDEEDKDSLQELGAEQKCFVEHILCTKPLPCRQPAPIRGFWIVSDILGPTMICITNTYECITRPLLSTVHPASPPLLCTREDKDVAVSPLRILAESQHSFENHIRSILQRSSANPLLLKSADKDAAPPPEECLQLLSRATQVFREEYILKQDLAKEEIQQRVKLLWGQKKKQLEDLNYCREERKSLREMAERLADKYEEAKEKQEDIMNRMKKVLRSFHSQLPVLSDSEKDMKKELQTIHDQLQHLSNAIRQVKMKKEYQQQKMEKGSSPRKPSIALSAYQSKCIQTVLKEEGEHIREMVKQINDIRSRVNF; translated from the exons atgGCGGCCGAGTGGGGCCCGGCGGAGCAGTGGCGCGCGGCCCTGCCGCAGCACGCGGTGTTCAGCCGCCTCCGCGAGCgtgcccccgccgccggcgcgcGGCCGCCGCTGATCCGCAACCTGCTCCTCGGCCTCGGCGGAGACCTGCTGCTCTGGGACGGCGAGCGCAGCGCCTTCCGCGCCATCGGCCTCCGCCGCCTCGGCGGGCCCGACGCCGCCGCGCTCGGCCGCTCCCAG ACCCTTCTCTGCATAAACCCGCCACTGTTCGAGGTTTATCAGACGCTGCTGAGCCCCACGCAGCATCATGTGGCGCTCATCGGTACGAAGGGGCTCATGGTGCTGGAGCTGCCTAAGCGCTGGGGGAAGAATTCCGAGTTTGAAGGTGGGAAATCCACGGTCAACTGTAG cACTGTTCCTATTGCGGAAAGGTTCTTCACAAGCTCAACATCTCTGACTTTAAAGCATGCTGCTTGGTACCCCTGTGAGACGTTAGAGCCCCATATTGTGCTCCTAACTTCAGATAACACTATAAG GTTTTACAGTCTGAAGGTACCTCAGACGCCCATCAAAGTGATTGCTCTTTCTGACACCGAGGAGGAGACTTTTACAATCAAAAAAGG GAGAGCCTACACAGCATCGCTGGGAGAGACCGCGGTGGCGTTTGACTTCGGCCCGCTGGTTCCAGTCCCAAAGAACATTCTTGGACAGCGAGGGAGTGAAGAAGTGTTGGCCTATCCACTCTACATTTTGTATGAAAATGGAGAGACGTTCCTCACCTATGTCAGCCTGCTACACAG CACTGGAAACCTTGGCAAGCTGCTTGGCCCTCTGCCCATGCACCCTGCTGCAGAAGATAACTACGGCTATGATGCCTGTGCTGTCCTTTGCCTGCCGTGTGTTCCAAACATCCTGGTGATTGCCACCGAGTCGGGAATGCTTTATCACTGCGTGGTACTCGATGGAGAAGaggatgatgagcag TCAGAAAAGTCATGGGACCCAAGATCGGATATTATTCCTTCCCTGTATGTGTTTGAATGTGTTGAACTGGAACTTGCACTGAAACTGGCGTCAGGAGATGAAGAAGAGCCTTTGGAGTCTGATTtctcttgcccaatcaaactgcATCGAG ATCCAAAATGTCCCTCTAGATACCACTGCACCCATGAAGCTGGTGTCCATAGTGTGGGGTTGACCTGGATCAACAAACTGCACAAATTCCTTGGTTCAG ATGAagaagacaaagacagtttacAAGAATTGGGAGCAGAACAGAAGTGCTTTGTTGAACATATTCTTTGTACAAAACCGTTGCCGTGCAG GCAACCTGCTCCGATCAGAGGATTTTGGATCGTTTCTGACATCCTGGGGCCCACAATGATCTGCATCACAAACACCTATGAGTGTATTACAAGGCCTCTCCT AAGTACAGTCCATCCTGCATCGCCTCCCCTGCTGTGTACCAGAGAAGACAAAGATGTTGCTGTTTCCCCTCTCCGTATCCTGGCTGAGTCACAGCATTCATTTGAGAACCACATCCGAAGCATCCTGCAGCGCAGTTCTGCCAATCCCTTGCTTCTGAA GTCTGCTGATAAAGATGCTGCTCCTCCCCCTGAGGAATGCCTTCAGCTTCTGAGCAGAGCCACCCAAGTGTTCAGAGAGGAATACATCCTGAAACAAGATCTGGCAAAAGAGGAAATTCAGCAGAG agtgaagctgctgtggggacagaagaagaaacagctgGAAGACCTCAATTACTGTCGAGAGGAAAG GAAGAGTTTGCGGGAAATGGCCGAGCGCTTGGCTGACAAGTATGAGGAAGccaaagagaagcaagaagacatCATGAACAG GATGAAGAAAGTGCTTCGGAGTTTCCACTCTCAGCTTCCCGTGCTCTCCGACAGTGAAAAAGATATGAAGAAGGAGTTGCAGACAATACATGACCAGCTGCAGCACCTGAGCAATGCCATCAGACAG gttaaaatgaaaaaggaatacCAGCAGCAGAAGATGGAAAAGGGTAGCAGCCCCCGCAAACCCAGCATCGCCCTCAGTGCCTACCAGAGCAAGTGCATCCAGACCGTCCTGAAGGAAGA GGGCGAACACATAAGGGAAATGGTAAAACAGATCAATGACATCAGAAGCCGTGTGAACTTCTAA
- the C1QBP gene encoding complement component 1 Q subcomponent-binding protein, mitochondrial, protein MLLARALRSAAAALRPPPLPAPRRLLSAARPRAPLPPPLARPLWQLGGGGRAALLLRPRRGWAGGVSCGCGGLHTEGDKAFAQFLADEIQEEKKLQKHRALPAVSGGWELELRGTEARLARKVAGERITVTFNINNSIPPSVEDDAQEEQKPGEQEPDLTSTPNFVVEVIKDDTKQTLVLDCHYPEDEVGHEGEEESDIFTIREVSFQPTGESDWKDTNYTLNTDSLDWALYDHLMDFLADRGVDNTFADELIELSTALEHQEYIKFLEDLKSFVKCQ, encoded by the exons ATGCTGCTCGCCCGGGCCCTGCGCTCCGCCGCCGCTGccctgcgcccgccgccgctgcccgcgccccgccgcctgctctccgccgcccggccccgcgccccgctgccgccgcccctgGCGCGCCCCCTCTGGCAgctgggcggcggcgggcgggcggcgctgctgctgcgcccgcggcggggctgggccggcggCGTCTCCTGCGGCTGCGGCGGCCTCCACACCGAGG GCGACAAGGCCTTCGCGCAGTTCCTGGCGGACGAGATCCAGGAGgagaagaagctgcagaagcaccGGGCGCTGCCCGCGGTGTCCGGCgggtgggagctggagctgcGCGGCACGGAGGCCCGGCTGGCGCGGAAGGTGGCCGGAGAgag GATAACGGTTACGTTCAACATCAACAACAGCATTCCGCCCTCGGTTGAGGACGACGCGCAGGAGGAGCAGAAGCCTGGCGAGCAGGAG CCTGATCTTACATCAACTCCCAACTTTGTTGTGGAAGTAATAAAAGATGATACAAAGCAGACCCTCGTTCTTGACTGCCATTACCCCGAGGATGAG GTTGGACACgagggagaggaagaaagcgacattTTCACAATCCGGGAGGTCAGTTTTCAGCCCACCGGAGAATCGGACTGGAAGGACACCAACTACACCCTCAATACGGATTCCCTTGACTGG GCCCTGTACGATCACTTAATGGATTTCCTGGCTGACCGAGGAGTGGACAACACCTTTGCTGATGAGTTAATAGAGCTCAGCACGGCGCTGGAGCACCAGGAGTACATTAAATTCCTTGAAGACCTTAAAAGCTTTGTCAAGTGTCAGTAG
- the RPAIN gene encoding RPA-interacting protein — protein MAAPLRPARARWKGPAAPPWKETYRRRCMERLRSSRAKLLERYRRAGERPCGPRPGALLVPEVMEQEWLTLRAAEESPPEALAQMLEDPDELAVLEEIQQELILQEQSVIEEYERSLQFDEECLNAMLDGLDAGDKIICPVCRKNNLTVRNHVVFCQCGLYISTQGMTEGKLRSLLENTVTEHSHRCFHSPEFTVTSGMEEEASLLMSCPVCDSWTILL, from the exons ATGGCGGCACCACTGCGGCCGGCCCGCGCTCGGTGGAagggcccggccgcgccgccctgGAAGGAGACCTACCGCCGG CGCTGCATGGAGCGGCTGAGGAGCAGCCGGGCGAAGCTGCTGGAGCGGTACCGCCGGGCCGGGGAGAGGCCGTGCGGCCCGCGGCCGGGCGCGCTGCTGGTGCCGGAGGTGATGGAGCAGGAATGGCTGACGCTGCGGGCCGCGGAGGAGAGCCCGCccgaggccctggcccag ATGCTGGAGGACCCTGACGAGCTAGCAGTACTGGAAGAGATCCAGCAAGAATTGATCTTGCAAG AGCAGTCGGTTATAGAAGAGTATGAGCGAAGCCTGCAGTTCGATGAAGAATGTCTCAACGCGATGCTTGATGGcttggatgccggtgacaagatCATCTGCCCAGTGTGTAGAAA GAATAACCTGACTGTGAGGAATCACGTGGTTTTTTGCCAATGTGGATTATACATCAGCACGCAG GGTATGACAGAAGGGAAGCTCCGGTCGCTTCTAGAAAACACTGTAACAGAGCACAGTCACCGGTGCTTTCACAGCCCGGAGTTCACAGTGACCAGCGGAATGGAGGAGGAAGCCAGTCTTCTCATGAGCTGTCCG GTCTGCGACTCCTGGACGATTCTCCTGTAA